The following coding sequences lie in one Cronobacter universalis NCTC 9529 genomic window:
- the endA gene encoding deoxyribonuclease I, producing MSRKITLAAALCVAFAAPAALASGIHSFSQAKAAGVKINADAPGDFYCGCPITWQGKKGIPDLKACGYQVRKNENRASRIEWEHVVPAWQFGHQRQCWQDGGRKNCDKDPVYREMETDLHNLQPAVGEVNGDRGNFLYSQWRGGEGQYGQCEMKVDFKNKQAEPPARARGAIARTYFYMRDKYQLNLSRAQTQLFEAWNKLYPVTPWECTRDERIAKVQGNHNPYVQQACQGQNR from the coding sequence ATGTCTCGCAAAATTACACTGGCGGCGGCGCTGTGCGTCGCCTTCGCCGCGCCTGCCGCGCTGGCGTCCGGCATTCATAGTTTCAGCCAGGCCAAAGCCGCTGGCGTGAAAATCAACGCCGACGCGCCTGGCGATTTCTACTGCGGCTGCCCGATTACCTGGCAGGGCAAAAAAGGGATCCCCGATCTCAAAGCCTGCGGCTATCAGGTGCGGAAAAATGAAAATCGCGCGTCGCGCATCGAATGGGAACACGTAGTGCCCGCGTGGCAGTTCGGCCACCAGCGCCAGTGCTGGCAGGATGGCGGGCGGAAAAACTGCGATAAAGATCCGGTCTATCGCGAAATGGAAACCGATCTTCATAACCTGCAACCCGCCGTCGGCGAAGTGAACGGCGATCGCGGCAATTTCCTCTATAGCCAGTGGCGCGGCGGCGAAGGCCAGTACGGCCAGTGCGAAATGAAAGTCGACTTTAAAAATAAACAGGCAGAGCCGCCGGCCCGCGCCCGCGGCGCTATCGCGCGCACCTATTTCTATATGCGCGATAAATATCAGCTCAACCTGTCGCGCGCCCAGACCCAGCTTTTCGAGGCCTGGAACAAGCTCTACCCGGTGACGCCGTGGGAGTGCACCCGCGACGAACGCATCGCGAAGGTGCAGGGCAACCATAACCCCTACGTACAGCAGGCTTGCCAGGGGCAAAACCGCTAA
- the tkt gene encoding transketolase, translated as MSSRKELANAIRALSMDAVQKAKSGHPGAPMGMADIAEVLWRDFLNHNPQNPSWADRDRFVLSNGHGSMLIYSLLHLTGYDLPIEELKNFRQLHSKTPGHPEVGYTPGVETTTGPLGQGIANAVGMAIAERTLAAQFNRPGHDIVDHYTYTFLGDGCMMEGISHEVCSLAGTLGLGKLVAFYDDNGISIDGHIEGWFTDDTAKRFEAYGWHVVRGVDGHDADAIKRAIEEARSVTDKPSLLMCKTVIGFGSPNKAGTHDSHGAPLGEAEVAATREQLGWKYEPFVIPQEIYAQWDAKEMGQVKESAWNEKFAAYAKAFPQEAAEFTRRMKGEMPADFAAKAQAFIANLQANPAKIASRKASQNAIEAFGKLLPEFLGGSADLAPSNLTIWSGSKAINEDAAGNYIHYGVREFGMTAIANGIALHGGFLPYTSTFLMFVEYARNAVRMAALMKQRQVMVYTHDSIGLGEDGPTHQPVEQLAALRVTPNMSTWRPCDQVESAVAWKYAVERHDGPTALIFSRQNLAQQERSEQQLADIARGAYILKDCDGQPQIIFIATGSEVELAVAAADKLAAEGVKARVVSMPSTDVFDKQDAAYREAVLPKAVSARVAIEAGIADYWFKYVGLNGAVVGMTTFGESAPAEQLFEEFGFTVDNVVSQAKALL; from the coding sequence ATGTCCTCTCGTAAAGAGCTTGCCAATGCTATTCGTGCGCTCAGCATGGACGCAGTACAAAAAGCCAAATCCGGCCATCCGGGTGCCCCGATGGGCATGGCTGACATTGCCGAAGTCCTGTGGCGTGATTTCCTGAACCATAACCCGCAGAACCCGTCCTGGGCCGACCGCGACCGCTTCGTGCTGTCCAACGGTCACGGCTCTATGCTGATTTACAGCCTGCTGCACCTCACCGGTTACGATCTGCCGATCGAAGAGCTGAAAAACTTCCGTCAGCTGCATTCCAAAACGCCGGGTCACCCGGAAGTCGGTTACACGCCGGGCGTGGAGACCACCACCGGTCCGCTGGGGCAGGGGATTGCGAACGCGGTCGGTATGGCTATCGCCGAGCGCACGCTGGCGGCGCAGTTCAACCGCCCGGGGCATGACATTGTCGACCATTACACCTACACCTTCCTGGGTGACGGCTGCATGATGGAAGGCATCTCCCACGAAGTCTGCTCGCTGGCGGGTACGCTGGGCCTCGGCAAGCTGGTGGCGTTCTACGACGACAACGGCATCTCCATCGACGGCCACATTGAAGGCTGGTTCACCGACGATACCGCGAAACGCTTTGAAGCCTACGGCTGGCATGTGGTGCGCGGCGTGGACGGCCACGACGCCGACGCCATCAAACGCGCCATTGAAGAAGCGCGTTCTGTTACCGACAAACCGTCTCTGCTGATGTGCAAAACCGTTATCGGTTTCGGCTCGCCGAACAAAGCAGGCACCCATGATTCCCACGGCGCGCCGCTGGGCGAAGCCGAAGTGGCCGCCACCCGCGAACAGCTGGGCTGGAAATATGAGCCGTTTGTGATCCCGCAGGAAATCTACGCGCAGTGGGATGCCAAAGAGATGGGCCAGGTGAAAGAAAGCGCCTGGAACGAAAAATTCGCCGCCTACGCGAAAGCATTCCCGCAGGAAGCTGCTGAATTTACCCGCCGTATGAAAGGCGAAATGCCGGCGGATTTCGCTGCGAAAGCGCAGGCGTTCATCGCGAACCTGCAGGCGAATCCGGCGAAAATCGCCAGCCGCAAAGCGTCTCAGAACGCCATTGAGGCCTTCGGCAAACTGCTGCCGGAATTCCTGGGCGGCTCTGCGGATCTCGCGCCGAGCAACCTGACCATCTGGTCTGGCTCAAAGGCTATTAATGAAGATGCCGCAGGCAACTACATTCACTACGGCGTGCGCGAATTCGGCATGACCGCCATCGCGAACGGTATCGCGCTGCATGGCGGTTTCCTGCCGTACACCTCGACCTTCCTGATGTTCGTGGAATATGCCCGTAATGCGGTGCGTATGGCCGCGCTGATGAAACAGCGTCAGGTGATGGTCTACACCCACGACTCCATCGGTCTCGGCGAAGACGGCCCGACCCACCAGCCGGTTGAACAGCTGGCGGCGCTGCGCGTGACCCCGAACATGAGCACATGGCGTCCGTGCGACCAGGTGGAATCTGCGGTAGCGTGGAAATACGCGGTTGAGCGCCACGATGGCCCGACGGCGCTGATCTTCTCTCGTCAGAACCTGGCGCAGCAGGAACGTAGCGAGCAGCAGCTGGCGGATATCGCCCGCGGCGCCTACATCCTGAAAGACTGCGACGGTCAGCCGCAGATCATCTTCATCGCCACCGGCTCTGAAGTTGAACTGGCTGTCGCCGCCGCCGATAAACTGGCCGCCGAAGGCGTGAAAGCGCGTGTGGTTTCCATGCCGTCCACCGACGTCTTCGACAAGCAAGATGCCGCTTACCGCGAAGCTGTACTGCCGAAAGCGGTCAGCGCGCGCGTGGCTATCGAAGCCGGCATCGCCGACTACTGGTTCAAATACGTTGGCCTGAACGGCGCTGTCGTGGGTATGACCACCTTCGGCGAATCCGCACCGGCGGAGCAGCTGTTTGAAGAGTTCGGCTTTACCGTGGATAACGTGGTAAGCCAGGCGAAAGCGCTGCTGTAA
- the loiP gene encoding metalloprotease LoiP yields the protein MKMRAIVLSMTAAALLSGCQNMNSNGLLSSGAEAFQAYTLSDAQVKALSDEACKSQDSKAKIAPANSQYTQRLNKIAAALGDNINGQPVNYKVYEEKDVNAFAMANGCIRVYSGLMDMMSDNEVEAVIGHEMGHVALGHVKRGMQVALGTNAIRGAAASAGGIVGSLSQSDLGELGEKLVNAQFSQRQESEADDYSYDLLRKRGINPSGLATSFEKLAKLEKGRQSSMFDDHPASEARAQHIRDRMKADGLK from the coding sequence ATGAAAATGCGCGCGATAGTACTGAGCATGACCGCAGCAGCCCTGCTGAGCGGTTGCCAAAATATGAATTCCAACGGCCTGCTGAGTTCAGGCGCCGAGGCGTTCCAGGCCTACACCTTAAGCGACGCGCAGGTAAAAGCGCTGAGCGACGAAGCCTGTAAATCGCAGGACAGCAAAGCGAAAATCGCGCCAGCGAACAGCCAGTATACGCAGCGCCTGAACAAAATCGCCGCGGCGCTGGGCGATAACATCAACGGCCAGCCGGTGAACTACAAGGTTTACGAAGAAAAAGACGTTAACGCCTTCGCGATGGCCAACGGCTGCATCCGCGTTTACAGCGGGCTGATGGACATGATGAGCGATAACGAAGTGGAAGCGGTGATTGGCCATGAAATGGGCCACGTCGCGCTGGGCCATGTGAAACGCGGGATGCAGGTGGCGCTGGGCACCAACGCGATACGCGGCGCGGCCGCTTCCGCAGGCGGTATCGTCGGCAGCCTGTCGCAGTCCGATTTAGGCGAGCTTGGCGAAAAACTGGTGAACGCGCAGTTCTCGCAGCGTCAGGAATCCGAAGCGGATGACTACTCCTACGATCTGCTGCGTAAACGCGGTATTAACCCGTCAGGGCTTGCCACCAGCTTTGAGAAACTCGCGAAGCTGGAAAAAGGCCGTCAGAGCTCCATGTTTGACGATCATCCGGCCTCGGAAGCGCGCGCGCAGCATATTCGCGATCGTATGAAGGCAGACGGGCTGAAATAA
- the speA gene encoding biosynthetic arginine decarboxylase, which produces MSDDIFSSSPSSAGEQGVLRSMQEVAMSSQEASKMLRTYNIAWWGNNYYDVNELGHISVCPDPDVPEARVDLARLVKEREAQGQRLPALFCFPQILQHRLRSINAAFKRARESYGYNGDYFLVYPIKVNQHRRVIESLIHSGEPLGLEAGSKAELMAVLAHAGMTRSVIVCNGYKDREYIRLALIGEKMGHKVYLVIEKMSEIKIVLEEAERLNVIPRLGVRARLASQGSGKWQSSGGEKSKFGLAATQVLQLVEMLREADRLDSLQLLHFHLGSQMANIRDIATGVRESARFYVELHKLGVNIQCFDVGGGLGVDYEGTRSQSDCSVNYGLNEYANNIIWAIGDACEENGLPHPTVITESGRAVTAHHTVLVSNIIGVERNEYTEPTAPSEDAPRPLQSMWETWQEMHEPGTRRSLREWLHDSQMDLHDIHIGYSSGSYSLQDRAWAEQLYLSLCQEVQKQLDPQNRAHRPIIDELQERMADKIYVNFSLFQSMPDAWGIDQLFPVLPLEGLNHAPTRRGVLLDITCDSDGTIDHYVDGDGIATTMPLPEYDPENPPPLGFFMVGAYQEILGNMHNLFGDTEAVDVFVFPDGSVEVELSDEGDTVADMLRYVQLDPDTLLTHFRDQVKQTDLDAALQQQFLEEFESGLYGYTYLEDE; this is translated from the coding sequence ATGTCTGACGACATCTTTTCATCTTCGCCTTCGTCAGCGGGCGAACAGGGTGTACTACGTTCCATGCAGGAGGTTGCAATGAGCTCCCAGGAAGCCAGCAAGATGCTGCGTACTTACAATATTGCCTGGTGGGGCAATAACTACTACGACGTCAATGAACTGGGCCATATCAGCGTATGCCCGGATCCTGACGTCCCCGAAGCGCGCGTCGATCTCGCGAGGCTGGTAAAGGAGCGTGAAGCCCAGGGCCAGCGTCTGCCTGCGCTGTTCTGTTTCCCGCAGATCCTGCAACATCGCCTGCGTTCCATTAACGCGGCGTTTAAGCGCGCCCGTGAATCTTACGGCTATAACGGCGACTACTTCCTGGTCTACCCGATTAAGGTGAACCAGCATCGTCGCGTTATCGAATCGCTGATCCACTCCGGCGAGCCGCTGGGTCTGGAAGCGGGCTCCAAAGCGGAGCTGATGGCGGTGTTGGCGCACGCGGGCATGACCCGCAGCGTGATCGTCTGTAACGGCTATAAAGACCGCGAATACATTCGTCTGGCGCTGATCGGCGAGAAGATGGGCCACAAGGTCTATCTCGTCATCGAGAAGATGTCGGAAATCAAAATCGTGCTGGAAGAAGCCGAGCGCCTGAACGTGATCCCGCGTCTTGGCGTGCGTGCGCGTCTCGCCTCGCAGGGCTCCGGCAAATGGCAGTCTTCCGGCGGCGAGAAATCGAAATTCGGCCTGGCGGCGACGCAGGTGCTGCAACTGGTTGAGATGCTGCGCGAGGCGGATCGTCTCGACAGCCTGCAACTGCTGCACTTCCACCTGGGCTCCCAGATGGCGAATATCCGCGATATCGCCACCGGCGTGCGCGAATCCGCCCGCTTCTATGTGGAGCTGCATAAGCTCGGCGTGAATATTCAGTGCTTCGACGTGGGCGGCGGCCTGGGCGTGGACTATGAAGGTACGCGCTCGCAGTCTGACTGCTCGGTCAACTATGGCCTGAACGAATACGCGAACAACATTATCTGGGCTATCGGCGACGCGTGTGAAGAGAACGGCCTGCCGCACCCGACGGTTATCACCGAATCGGGCCGCGCGGTAACCGCGCATCACACCGTACTGGTTTCCAATATCATCGGCGTTGAGCGTAACGAATATACCGAGCCTACCGCGCCGTCTGAAGACGCGCCGCGCCCGCTGCAAAGCATGTGGGAAACCTGGCAGGAGATGCACGAGCCAGGCACGCGCCGTTCGCTGCGCGAGTGGCTGCACGACAGCCAGATGGATCTGCACGATATTCATATCGGCTACTCTTCCGGGTCGTATTCGCTCCAGGATCGCGCCTGGGCGGAACAGCTCTATCTGAGCCTGTGCCAGGAAGTGCAGAAGCAGCTCGATCCGCAAAACCGCGCGCATCGCCCGATTATCGACGAACTGCAGGAGCGCATGGCGGATAAGATTTACGTCAACTTCTCGTTGTTCCAGTCGATGCCGGATGCCTGGGGTATCGATCAGCTCTTCCCGGTGCTGCCGCTGGAAGGTCTGAACCACGCGCCGACGCGCCGTGGCGTGCTGCTCGACATCACCTGCGATTCCGATGGCACTATCGATCACTACGTCGATGGCGACGGCATCGCGACCACCATGCCGCTGCCGGAATACGATCCGGAAAACCCGCCGCCGCTGGGCTTCTTTATGGTCGGCGCGTACCAGGAGATCCTGGGCAACATGCATAACCTCTTCGGCGATACCGAAGCGGTGGATGTGTTTGTATTCCCGGATGGCAGCGTGGAAGTGGAGCTTTCCGATGAAGGCGACACCGTGGCGGATATGCTGCGCTACGTCCAGCTCGACCCGGATACGCTGCTGACGCATTTCCGCGATCAGGTCAAACAGACCGATCTGGATGCCGCGCTGCAACAGCAGTTCCTGGAAGAGTTCGAGAGCGGCCTGTACGGCTACACCTATCTCGAAGACGAGTAA
- the metK gene encoding methionine adenosyltransferase, whose translation MAKHLFTSESVSEGHPDKIADQISDAVLDAILEQDPKARVACETYVKTGMVLVGGEITTSAWVDIEEITRNTVREIGYVHSDMGFDANSCAVLSAIGKQSPDINQGVDRTDPLEQGAGDQGLMFGYATNETDVLMPAPVTYAHRLVQRQAEVRKNGTLPWLRPDAKSQVTFQYDAGKIVGIDAVVLSTQHAEDIEQSVLHDAVMEEIIKPVLPAEWLNESTKYFINPTGRFVIGGPMGDCGLTGRKIIVDTYGGMARHGGGAFSGKDPSKVDRSAAYAARYVAKNIVAAGLADRCEIQVSYAIGVAEPTSIMVETFGTEKIATEQLTLLVREFFDLRPYGLIQMLDLLHPIYKETAAYGHFGREHFPWEKTDKAQLLRDAAGLK comes from the coding sequence ATGGCAAAACACCTTTTTACTTCTGAATCTGTTTCAGAAGGACATCCCGATAAAATTGCGGACCAGATCTCCGATGCAGTGCTGGACGCCATTCTTGAGCAGGATCCAAAAGCACGCGTGGCCTGCGAAACTTACGTGAAAACCGGCATGGTGCTGGTCGGCGGTGAGATCACCACCAGCGCGTGGGTCGATATCGAAGAGATTACCCGCAACACCGTACGCGAAATCGGCTACGTTCATTCCGATATGGGCTTTGACGCCAACTCCTGCGCCGTACTGAGCGCTATCGGCAAACAGTCTCCGGACATCAACCAGGGCGTTGACCGCACCGATCCGCTTGAACAGGGCGCGGGCGACCAGGGTTTGATGTTCGGCTACGCCACCAACGAAACCGACGTGCTGATGCCTGCGCCGGTGACCTACGCGCACCGTCTGGTGCAGCGTCAGGCCGAAGTGCGTAAAAACGGCACGCTGCCGTGGCTGCGCCCGGATGCGAAAAGCCAGGTGACGTTCCAGTATGACGCCGGCAAAATCGTGGGTATCGATGCCGTTGTGCTGTCCACGCAGCACGCGGAAGACATCGAGCAGAGCGTTCTGCACGACGCCGTCATGGAAGAGATCATCAAGCCGGTTCTGCCTGCGGAATGGCTGAATGAATCCACCAAATATTTCATCAACCCGACGGGCCGTTTCGTTATCGGCGGGCCGATGGGCGACTGCGGTCTGACCGGTCGTAAGATCATCGTTGACACCTACGGCGGCATGGCGCGTCACGGCGGCGGCGCGTTCTCTGGTAAGGACCCGTCTAAAGTTGACCGTTCCGCAGCCTACGCGGCGCGTTACGTGGCGAAAAACATCGTGGCCGCAGGCCTGGCTGACCGCTGTGAGATCCAGGTGTCCTACGCTATCGGCGTGGCGGAGCCGACTTCTATCATGGTTGAAACGTTCGGCACCGAGAAAATTGCAACCGAGCAGCTCACCCTGCTGGTGCGTGAGTTCTTCGATCTGCGTCCGTACGGCCTGATCCAGATGCTGGATCTGCTGCACCCGATCTACAAAGAGACCGCCGCTTATGGTCACTTTGGTCGCGAACACTTCCCGTGGGAAAAAACCGACAAAGCGCAACTGCTGCGCGACGCTGCCGGTCTGAAATAA
- a CDS encoding sugar porter family MFS transporter: MPDNKKQGRSHKAMTFFVCFLAALAGLLFGLDIGVIAGALPFIAKDFNITPHQQEWVVSSMMFGAAVGAVGSGWLSSRLGRKYSLMIGSVLFVIGSLCSAFAPNAEVLIISRVLLGLAVGIASYTAPLYLSEIAPEKIRGSMISMYQLMITIGILGAYLSDTAFSYSGAWRWMLGVITIPAILLLIGVFFLPDSPRWFAAKRRFHDAERVLLRLRDSSAEAKRELEEIRESLKVKQGGWALFKDNSNFRRAVFLGILLQVMQQFTGMNVIMYYAPKIFELAGYSNTTEQMWGTVIVGLTNVLATFIAIGLVDRWGRKPTLILGFIVMAAGMGILGTMLHMGIDSPAGQYFAVAMLLMFIIGFAMSAGPLIWVLCSEIQPLKGRDFGITLSTTTNWIANMIVGATFLTMLNTLGNAPTFWVYAGLNLFFIVLTVWLVPETKHVSLEHIERNLMQGRKLRDIGSND; the protein is encoded by the coding sequence ATGCCTGACAATAAAAAACAGGGGCGTTCGCACAAGGCCATGACGTTCTTCGTCTGTTTCCTTGCGGCCCTGGCAGGACTTCTTTTCGGCCTCGACATAGGCGTGATCGCGGGCGCGTTGCCCTTCATCGCCAAAGATTTCAATATCACGCCGCACCAGCAGGAGTGGGTGGTCAGCTCCATGATGTTCGGCGCCGCCGTCGGCGCGGTCGGTAGCGGCTGGCTCTCTTCGCGTCTCGGGCGTAAATACAGCCTGATGATTGGCTCCGTGCTGTTCGTTATCGGCTCCCTTTGCTCGGCGTTTGCGCCGAATGCCGAAGTGCTGATTATCTCCCGCGTGCTGCTGGGCCTTGCGGTCGGTATCGCCTCCTACACCGCGCCGCTGTACCTTTCTGAAATCGCGCCGGAGAAAATCCGCGGCAGTATGATTTCCATGTATCAGCTGATGATCACCATCGGTATTCTGGGCGCCTATCTCTCCGATACCGCGTTCAGCTACAGCGGCGCCTGGCGCTGGATGCTGGGGGTTATCACCATTCCGGCTATCCTGCTGCTGATTGGCGTCTTCTTCCTGCCGGACAGCCCGCGCTGGTTCGCCGCCAAACGCCGCTTCCACGACGCCGAGCGCGTTCTGCTGCGCCTGCGTGACTCCAGCGCCGAAGCCAAACGCGAGCTGGAAGAAATCCGTGAAAGCCTGAAGGTGAAACAGGGCGGCTGGGCGCTGTTTAAAGACAACAGCAACTTCCGCCGCGCGGTCTTCCTCGGCATTCTGTTGCAGGTGATGCAGCAGTTCACGGGGATGAACGTCATCATGTATTACGCGCCGAAAATCTTTGAACTGGCGGGTTACTCCAACACGACCGAACAGATGTGGGGCACCGTGATTGTCGGTCTGACTAACGTGCTGGCGACCTTTATCGCCATCGGTCTGGTCGACCGCTGGGGCCGTAAGCCAACGCTGATTCTGGGCTTTATCGTCATGGCGGCAGGTATGGGCATTCTCGGCACCATGCTGCACATGGGCATTGACAGCCCGGCAGGCCAGTACTTCGCCGTCGCGATGCTGCTGATGTTCATTATCGGTTTCGCCATGAGCGCCGGCCCGCTGATCTGGGTGCTGTGCTCTGAGATCCAGCCGCTGAAAGGCCGCGATTTCGGCATCACGCTCTCCACCACGACCAACTGGATTGCGAACATGATCGTCGGGGCGACCTTCCTCACCATGCTCAACACGCTGGGCAACGCGCCGACCTTCTGGGTCTACGCCGGTCTCAACCTGTTCTTCATCGTGCTGACCGTCTGGCTGGTGCCGGAAACCAAGCACGTATCGCTGGAGCATATCGAACGTAACCTGATGCAGGGCCGTAAACTGCGCGACATCGGTTCGAACGACTAA
- the speB gene encoding agmatinase, with product MNTLGHQYDNSLVSNAFGFLRLPLNFMPYDSDAEWVITGIPFDMATSGRAGSRFGPAAIRQVSTNLAWEGNRFPWNFDMRKRLNVVDCGDLVYAFGDAREMSEKLQAHAEKLLAAGKRMLSFGGDHFVTLPLLRAHAKHFGKMALVHFDAHTDTYANGCEFDHGTMFYTAPNEGLIDPTRSVQIGIRTEFDKDNGFTVLDAPQVNDRTVDDVVAQVKQIVGDMPVYLTFDIDCLDPAFAPGTGTPVIGGLTSDRALKLLRGIQDLNIVGMDIVEVAPAYDQSDITALAAATLALEMLYIQAAKKGE from the coding sequence ATGAACACCTTAGGCCATCAGTACGACAACTCCCTGGTTTCCAACGCCTTTGGTTTTTTACGCCTGCCGTTGAATTTCATGCCGTATGACAGCGACGCCGAGTGGGTGATCACCGGCATTCCGTTCGATATGGCGACCTCCGGCCGCGCGGGCAGCCGCTTCGGGCCTGCCGCTATCCGCCAGGTGTCCACCAACCTTGCGTGGGAAGGCAACCGCTTCCCGTGGAACTTCGACATGCGTAAGCGCCTGAACGTCGTGGACTGCGGCGATCTGGTCTACGCGTTCGGCGACGCGCGCGAGATGAGCGAGAAACTCCAGGCGCATGCGGAAAAACTGCTGGCGGCCGGTAAGCGTATGCTCTCTTTCGGTGGCGACCACTTCGTGACGCTGCCGCTGCTGCGCGCCCACGCGAAGCACTTCGGTAAAATGGCGCTGGTGCATTTCGACGCGCATACCGACACCTACGCGAACGGCTGTGAATTTGACCACGGCACCATGTTCTACACCGCGCCGAACGAAGGCCTGATCGATCCGACCCGCTCTGTGCAGATCGGTATCCGTACCGAGTTCGATAAAGACAACGGCTTTACCGTGCTGGATGCGCCGCAGGTGAACGACCGCACCGTTGATGACGTAGTCGCGCAGGTGAAACAGATTGTCGGCGATATGCCGGTATACCTGACGTTCGACATCGACTGCCTGGATCCGGCGTTCGCACCGGGCACCGGCACGCCGGTGATCGGCGGCCTGACCTCCGATCGCGCGCTGAAACTGCTGCGTGGCATCCAGGATCTGAACATCGTCGGTATGGATATCGTGGAAGTGGCGCCGGCTTACGATCAGTCGGACATCACCGCACTGGCGGCGGCGACGCTGGCGCTGGAAATGCTCTACATCCAGGCGGCGAAAAAAGGCGAGTAA
- the yqgB gene encoding acid stress response protein YqgB, producing the protein MNKKPVARQGGQHYVLDNSAVYGLLSQCNAAIVVNCFTLSTKFEVRYV; encoded by the coding sequence ATGAATAAGAAACCGGTCGCGCGGCAGGGTGGTCAGCACTATGTGCTGGATAACTCTGCTGTTTATGGGTTGTTATCACAGTGTAACGCTGCGATAGTAGTTAACTGTTTTACACTTTCGACAAAATTTGAGGTTCGCTATGTCTGA
- a CDS encoding ADP-ribosylglycohydrolase family protein, translating to MAYPEENENAANLTPLRARFRGCLLGGAVGDALGGPVEFLSRAEITTRFGAPGVTDYGHAWGGSGKITDDTQMTLFTAEGLLRAWMRAAMRGIGPSFTAVTAHAYLRWLLTQGERNRHNLLDKTQLSGWLIGHNALFHARAPGNTCLSALREMRAFGEPARNNSKGCGGVMRVAPVGLFYMRYPGGDLLKAAFDTGCQLAALTHGHPTGYLTGGVLATLVLQLVQGESLDAALTHSLDLLKSAPQHEETGRALEHARSLAAAPLAPQEAIKKLGEGWVAEEALAIALFCALRARAFEEGVLMAVNHDGDSDSTGAIAGNLLGAMYGITAIPQTWLARLELNAVIQEMADDLLDYRDWPISDYDNSPFAIAMREKYPGD from the coding sequence GCTCGGCGGCCCGGTGGAATTTTTAAGCCGGGCGGAAATCACCACGCGCTTCGGGGCGCCGGGCGTCACGGATTACGGGCACGCCTGGGGCGGCAGCGGAAAAATCACGGACGATACGCAAATGACGCTCTTTACCGCCGAAGGATTACTGCGGGCCTGGATGCGCGCGGCGATGCGCGGCATCGGCCCGTCATTCACGGCGGTAACCGCTCACGCATATTTGCGCTGGCTGCTGACGCAGGGCGAGCGCAATCGCCACAATCTGCTGGATAAAACGCAGTTATCCGGCTGGCTTATCGGGCATAACGCCCTCTTCCATGCCCGCGCGCCGGGCAATACGTGCCTCAGCGCACTGCGCGAGATGCGCGCCTTCGGCGAACCGGCCCGTAATAACAGCAAGGGCTGCGGCGGCGTCATGCGCGTGGCGCCGGTGGGGCTTTTTTATATGCGTTACCCGGGCGGCGATTTACTGAAAGCGGCGTTTGACACCGGTTGCCAGCTTGCCGCGCTCACGCACGGGCATCCGACTGGCTATCTCACCGGCGGGGTACTGGCGACGCTGGTTTTGCAGCTCGTTCAGGGCGAATCACTTGACGCTGCGCTGACGCATTCGCTGGATTTACTGAAAAGCGCGCCGCAGCATGAAGAAACAGGACGGGCGCTGGAGCATGCGCGCTCGCTCGCCGCGGCGCCGCTCGCCCCGCAGGAGGCTATCAAAAAACTGGGCGAAGGCTGGGTGGCCGAAGAGGCGCTCGCCATCGCGCTGTTTTGCGCGCTACGCGCCCGCGCGTTTGAAGAGGGCGTACTGATGGCGGTAAACCACGACGGCGATTCAGATTCCACCGGCGCGATAGCCGGAAACTTACTCGGCGCAATGTATGGCATCACGGCCATACCGCAAACGTGGCTGGCGCGGCTTGAGCTTAACGCGGTGATTCAGGAGATGGCGGATGACTTGCTGGACTATCGCGACTGGCCGATATCAGACTACGACAACTCACCGTTCGCTATTGCGATGCGTGAGAAATATCCGGGCGACTGA
- a CDS encoding SprT family zinc-dependent metalloprotease, with protein sequence MKTPRLPIAIQQAVMRSLREALARANLRLGRNYPEPKLVYQQRGTAAGTAWLESYEIRLNPVLLLENQQAFINEVVPHELAHLLVWKHFGRVPPHGKEWKWMMESVLGVPARRTHQFELDSVRANTFPYRCRCQQHQLTVRRHNRVVRGETQYRCVRCGDTLVAES encoded by the coding sequence ATGAAAACCCCACGTCTCCCTATCGCCATTCAACAGGCCGTGATGCGCAGCCTGCGCGAGGCGCTCGCGCGCGCCAACCTCAGGCTTGGTCGTAACTATCCAGAACCGAAACTGGTTTATCAGCAGCGCGGCACCGCGGCAGGCACCGCCTGGCTCGAAAGTTATGAAATCCGCTTAAACCCGGTACTGCTGCTGGAAAACCAGCAGGCGTTCATTAATGAAGTGGTGCCGCACGAGCTGGCGCATCTGCTGGTGTGGAAGCATTTCGGCCGCGTGCCGCCGCACGGCAAAGAGTGGAAATGGATGATGGAAAGCGTGCTCGGCGTCCCGGCGCGCCGCACGCATCAGTTTGAACTCGATTCAGTACGCGCCAATACCTTCCCCTACCGCTGTCGCTGCCAGCAGCATCAGCTCACCGTGCGCCGTCATAACCGCGTCGTACGCGGCGAAACCCAGTACCGCTGCGTGCGCTGCGGCGACACGCTGGTTGCGGAAAGCTGA